In Pseudomonadota bacterium, a single window of DNA contains:
- a CDS encoding MlaD family protein, producing the protein METRARHLVAGIFVLALLATLAGFVVWLGSVQFSAGSRKYLIYFSRSVTGLQAGSPVRYQGVDVGKVIAIDIDSEDTTRVRVEVEMPARIPVRENSVASLEFQGITGSVYIQIAPGLNGSPLLQPAAEGKLPVIPSRMQGGETVMAAAPEMLENLTLLTQDVRTLFTPENMENARQILENMQKVSGNMATATARLDGLTTQAEKALETMQKSAGDITAGVTDMTASLRKSSDQLSRVLAENRDPIHTFTSTGLYEATLLMTEMRDLVARLSRIAARIERDPAKALFGPQDQGVKVK; encoded by the coding sequence ATGGAAACCCGGGCAAGACATCTGGTTGCCGGCATATTTGTTCTGGCGCTTCTGGCTACACTGGCCGGATTTGTGGTGTGGCTGGGCAGTGTGCAGTTTTCTGCCGGGTCCCGGAAGTACCTGATCTATTTCTCCCGCTCCGTGACCGGCCTCCAGGCCGGAAGCCCTGTGCGGTACCAGGGTGTTGATGTGGGTAAAGTCATCGCCATCGACATTGATTCTGAGGATACAACCCGCGTTCGGGTCGAGGTGGAGATGCCGGCCCGCATTCCGGTGCGGGAGAATTCGGTGGCCTCGCTGGAATTCCAGGGCATTACCGGATCGGTCTATATCCAGATTGCTCCAGGCCTCAACGGAAGTCCACTCCTGCAGCCGGCAGCAGAAGGGAAGCTGCCGGTTATTCCCTCCCGCATGCAGGGGGGAGAGACGGTTATGGCTGCCGCTCCGGAAATGCTGGAAAACCTGACCCTGCTGACACAGGATGTCCGTACCCTGTTTACGCCCGAAAATATGGAAAATGCCCGGCAGATCCTGGAAAACATGCAGAAGGTTTCCGGAAACATGGCCACCGCCACAGCGCGTCTGGACGGTCTGACCACCCAGGCGGAAAAGGCCCTGGAGACCATGCAGAAAAGTGCAGGCGACATAACCGCCGGCGTGACCGACATGACAGCTTCCCTGCGGAAGAGTTCGGACCAGCTGTCCCGGGTGCTTGCGGAAAACCGGGATCCCATCCATACCTTTACGTCAACAGGCCTGTACGAGGCGACGCTGCTGATGACAGAAATGAGGGATCTGGTGGCCCGCCTGTCGCGGATTGCGGCCCGCATCGAGCGCGATCCCGCAAAGGCGCTGTTCGGGCCGCAGGACCAGGGAGTCAAAGTGAAATGA